A genomic region of Candidatus Marimicrobium litorale contains the following coding sequences:
- the pyrE gene encoding orotate phosphoribosyltransferase encodes MKGYQTEFIELARACNVLQFGQFELKSGRTSPYFFNAGKFSTGRAMATLGRCYAQCIVDSGVEFDLLLGPAYKGIPLGTATAIALADQHGINVPFAYNRKEVKAHGEGGSLVGASLVGRALVIDDVITAGTAVREVLAMIEDAGATLAGVVIGLDRQERGVDQVSAVQELRQAHEIPVISIIALEHIIDYLGSAGAESTELLGAMQHYREQFGAIVDS; translated from the coding sequence ATGAAAGGCTACCAGACCGAATTTATCGAGTTGGCCCGAGCCTGTAACGTGTTGCAATTTGGCCAATTTGAGCTCAAATCAGGCCGCACCAGTCCTTATTTTTTCAATGCGGGAAAGTTTTCTACGGGGCGCGCGATGGCAACCCTGGGGCGTTGCTATGCGCAGTGTATCGTGGATTCAGGTGTGGAGTTTGATTTGCTGCTGGGCCCCGCCTATAAAGGTATTCCTTTAGGAACAGCTACTGCGATCGCGCTCGCTGATCAGCACGGTATCAATGTGCCGTTTGCCTACAATCGCAAGGAAGTGAAAGCCCACGGGGAGGGCGGCAGTCTGGTAGGGGCCTCTTTGGTAGGACGTGCACTGGTTATTGACGATGTAATAACGGCTGGCACTGCTGTTCGCGAGGTGCTCGCCATGATCGAGGACGCGGGCGCAACCCTGGCGGGAGTCGTTATCGGGCTGGATCGGCAGGAGCGAGGCGTGGACCAAGTATCGGCGGTGCAGGAATTGCGTCAGGCCCACGAGATTCCCGTTATTAGTATTATTGCTCTGGAGCACATTATCGATTACCTCGGCAGCGCCGGGGCGGAATCCACGGAATTGCTCGGCGCCATGCAGCACTATCGCGAGCAGTTCGGGGCGATAGTGGATAGCTGA
- a CDS encoding exodeoxyribonuclease III, with protein sequence MRIISFSADGIRNAAENGFYDWLKEQDADFVCVQDLQCSEYDLQEAVFHPEEYNAYFLDDVDGKANGVAIYCRQLPKAIMTGLGFADFDMEGRYIQADYENLSVACLLAPSAETGNAEQQDRKNEFYGLLGSHLQKIRNKRREFIICGNWHLAHCPADMQNSQESATQSGFLAEERQWINEVLAAGYVDAFREVSSDHDEFSWRPDGNRDSNGWRTDYQLVSQGLKYAVDYGAIYKKRVFSNHGPVIMDYDIET encoded by the coding sequence ATGAGGATCATCAGTTTCAGCGCAGACGGCATCAGAAATGCTGCCGAAAACGGTTTCTACGACTGGCTGAAAGAGCAAGACGCTGACTTTGTCTGCGTCCAGGATTTGCAGTGCTCTGAATACGACCTGCAGGAAGCGGTATTTCACCCCGAGGAATATAACGCCTACTTCCTCGACGACGTCGATGGCAAGGCGAATGGCGTTGCGATCTACTGCCGCCAGCTCCCAAAAGCCATTATGACCGGCCTCGGATTCGCCGACTTTGACATGGAAGGCCGCTATATTCAGGCGGACTATGAAAATCTCAGTGTGGCTTGCCTGCTAGCGCCCAGTGCTGAGACCGGCAACGCCGAGCAGCAAGACCGCAAAAATGAGTTCTACGGCCTGCTCGGCTCGCACCTCCAGAAAATCCGTAACAAACGCAGGGAATTCATCATCTGTGGTAACTGGCATCTCGCCCATTGCCCCGCGGACATGCAGAACTCTCAGGAGAGCGCCACACAGTCCGGTTTTCTGGCAGAGGAACGCCAGTGGATTAATGAGGTGCTTGCCGCTGGCTACGTGGATGCTTTCAGGGAGGTGAGCTCTGACCACGACGAATTTAGCTGGCGGCCCGATGGTAACCGCGACAGTAATGGTTGGCGCACAGATTACCAGCTCGTTTCACAGGGGCTAAAGTACGCGGTGGATTATGGCGCCATCTATAAAAAACGGGTTTTTTCCAACCACGGGCCGGTCATCATGGACTACGATATCGAAACATGA
- the rph gene encoding ribonuclease PH, producing MQRPSGRSVDQLRKVTITRQFTRHAEGSVLVCFGDTQVICTASVEKGVPGFMRGEGRGWVTAEYGMLPRSTGSRMGREASRGKQGGRTVEIQRLIGRSLRAALDLSRLGENTITVDCDVIQADGGTRTAAITGACVAVADAVSYMRDKKLISDNPLSQLLASVSVGIYQGEAVLDLDYPEDSAADTDMNVIMGESGGFVEVQGTAERAPYTREELNRMLDLAERGIKQLIDIQKAALAE from the coding sequence ATGCAACGACCCAGTGGCCGCAGTGTTGATCAACTGCGCAAAGTGACAATTACCCGCCAGTTCACCCGCCATGCCGAAGGGTCTGTGCTTGTGTGCTTTGGCGATACCCAGGTGATCTGCACGGCCTCAGTGGAGAAAGGCGTGCCCGGCTTTATGCGCGGGGAGGGCAGAGGCTGGGTCACTGCCGAATACGGGATGTTGCCGCGGTCTACGGGAAGTCGCATGGGACGTGAAGCGAGCCGCGGTAAACAAGGCGGGCGTACGGTGGAAATCCAGCGGCTGATCGGTCGTTCACTGAGGGCGGCACTTGATCTGTCTCGCCTGGGAGAGAACACGATAACGGTTGACTGTGACGTGATTCAGGCCGACGGCGGCACCCGCACTGCGGCGATCACTGGGGCTTGTGTTGCTGTAGCGGATGCGGTGAGCTACATGCGCGATAAGAAATTGATTTCTGACAACCCTCTCTCGCAGCTGCTGGCCTCTGTGTCAGTTGGAATATATCAGGGTGAGGCGGTACTCGATCTGGATTACCCGGAGGACTCTGCTGCGGACACTGATATGAACGTGATAATGGGGGAGTCTGGTGGGTTCGTTGAAGTGCAGGGCACGGCGGAAAGAGCGCCTTACACCAGGGAAGAACTAAACCGTATGCTGGATCTCGCGGAGCGCGGAATCAAGCAGTTGATTGATATACAAAAGGCGGCGCTGGCCGAATAA
- a CDS encoding YicC/YloC family endoribonuclease, with amino-acid sequence MTAFARESAPLNEGVLTVELRTVNHRYLDCTFKLPDALRVMEPQLRDEAGKALARGKLECLVRLQAHQNNTTAYRIDDQRLADLLQAVDALQTQLREPAPVNALQVLQFPGVYTQAEETNEALQQAASTLFSEALKNLQETRGREGQTLAGLVLDRLSQVEFEVEATRKVLPELREQQKQRLQTRIEALDVDADPGRIEQEMVYLAQRADVDEELDRLDAHISEVRRALKKGGPCGRRLDFLMQELNREANTLSSKSQSSKTTQNAVELKVLIEQMREQIQNIE; translated from the coding sequence ATGACCGCCTTCGCACGAGAGAGTGCCCCTCTGAACGAGGGCGTCCTCACAGTGGAATTGCGCACCGTCAATCACCGCTACCTCGACTGCACGTTCAAATTGCCCGACGCCCTGCGAGTGATGGAACCACAGCTGCGCGACGAGGCAGGTAAAGCACTCGCCAGGGGTAAGCTCGAATGTCTGGTGCGCCTGCAGGCGCACCAGAACAACACCACAGCGTATCGAATCGATGACCAGCGCCTTGCGGACCTGCTGCAAGCCGTTGACGCGCTGCAGACACAATTGCGGGAACCGGCCCCCGTCAACGCCCTGCAGGTCCTGCAGTTCCCCGGCGTTTACACGCAGGCTGAAGAAACGAACGAGGCCCTGCAGCAGGCCGCGTCAACCCTGTTTAGCGAGGCTCTCAAGAATTTGCAGGAAACGCGCGGGCGCGAGGGGCAAACACTGGCCGGGCTAGTACTCGACCGATTGTCTCAGGTTGAATTCGAGGTCGAAGCCACACGCAAGGTGCTGCCCGAGCTGAGGGAACAACAGAAACAACGCCTACAGACGCGTATTGAAGCCCTCGATGTGGACGCGGACCCGGGGCGTATCGAGCAGGAAATGGTATACCTCGCCCAACGCGCGGATGTGGACGAAGAGCTGGACCGGCTGGATGCGCATATCAGCGAAGTGCGTAGAGCGCTGAAGAAGGGCGGCCCCTGCGGGCGAAGACTGGATTTTCTGATGCAGGAACTTAACCGTGAGGCCAACACGCTGTCGTCAAAGTCGCAGTCATCCAAGACCACACAAAATGCGGTAGAGCTAAAAGTACTGATCGAGCAAATGCGTGAGCAAATCCAGAACATCGAATAA
- the gmk gene encoding guanylate kinase: MTSIGTLFTVSAPSGAGKTSLVNALIEQCEGLLVSVSHTTRPRRPAEVDGVNYNFVSEPGFRAILERGEFLEHARVFDNLYGTSAVWVEEQLSHGHDVILEIDWQGAQQVKRLMPQAKAIFILPPSRDTLLERLRGRGQDDAGIIQKRMDVAVEEMSHYVESDFMVVNANFDRALAELTAIVNSQRLATPRQQALLADMLRGLLS; the protein is encoded by the coding sequence ATGACAAGCATCGGTACACTGTTCACTGTGTCTGCGCCCTCGGGCGCAGGCAAAACCAGCCTGGTCAACGCGCTGATAGAGCAGTGCGAAGGCCTACTGGTATCGGTTTCCCACACAACAAGGCCCCGCCGACCGGCAGAGGTCGATGGCGTAAATTACAACTTCGTCAGCGAGCCGGGCTTCCGGGCGATCCTTGAACGCGGCGAGTTCCTGGAGCACGCCAGGGTCTTCGACAATCTCTACGGCACTTCTGCAGTCTGGGTAGAGGAGCAGCTAAGCCACGGACACGACGTTATTCTGGAGATTGACTGGCAGGGCGCGCAGCAGGTCAAGCGGCTTATGCCCCAGGCCAAAGCCATCTTTATCCTTCCTCCGTCCCGGGACACGCTACTGGAACGGCTGCGGGGTCGAGGGCAGGATGACGCCGGCATCATACAGAAACGCATGGATGTCGCCGTTGAGGAGATGTCTCATTACGTGGAAAGCGATTTCATGGTGGTCAACGCCAATTTCGACAGGGCTTTGGCAGAACTGACCGCCATCGTGAACAGCCAGCGGCTGGCAACCCCCCGGCAGCAGGCCCTGCTGGCAGACATGCTGAGGGGTTTGCTCAGCTAG